CCGAAGTCAGTCAGCAGCGTGATTAACATTTGTCCGTCGAAAGTATGAATTTTTAGTAGCATAAGCTACCGTTTGAAATGACCGATGCTAAAATTAAATAATGGTGATAAGCAAAGCTAACCTCTAGGAAATTCCAATTATGAACAGAAATCGCCTGCATTCAGCAGAAGTTGCGAGAGTCCATCGCGAAAACCTACAAAGAAACCTGCAACGCCGCATGGATGCAGCTAAAGCGCGGGGTGATCAAGCGTTGCTGCGGATGCTGGAAGCAGAAGCAAGCTACCTGAGATAATTCATTGTTTTGTAAAATCTCAAATTTAGCGCGACGAAAGCCGCGCTTTTTTATTGCATTATAAACTCTCTGCTCGGAAGTAATCGCCGGACTTGCCTCCGGTCTTGCTGAGAAGATAAATTTGCTCGATCGTAATCGACTTCTCGATCGCTTTTGCCATGTCATACAAAGTCAACGCCGCGATCGAAGCTGCCGTCAGCGCTTCCATCTCCACCCCGGTTTCTGCCTTGATCTTCACCGTCGCTTGAATCTCAAACCCCGGTCGCTCTGGTTGGGCTGTGATCTTGACCTCCACTTTTTGAATCGGCAAGGGATGGCACAGCGGGATTAAATTTGCCGTTTGTTTTGCCGCCATAATCCCGGCAATTCGCGCGGTTCCCAGCACGTCTCCTTTCGGTGTATCTCCGGACTCGATCGCCTGCATGGTCTCTGGTTTCATCCGAACATGCGCGATCGCAGTCGCTTGTCTCACCGTTGCCGCTTTTGCCGAGACATCTACCATTTGTGCTTGTCCTGTGGCATCGAGATGAGAAAGTTCGATCAATTTTTCAGATTGTTTTGTCATTTGCGTCAGATCGTTGTATATTGAATAAGTGCCGATAAGGGCTTGTAGCTCAGTGGACTAGAGCACGTGGCTACGGACCACGGTGTCGGGGGTTCGAATCCCTCCTAGCCCGTTTTATATTCTAGGGATGTTCAAGCAACATCCCTTTTGTTTTTTAAATTAAAAAACCCCTCAATCAAAGTGAGGGGTTATTAGAGCGATCGATCAAACCCAAATCTTACATGCCGCGATTCGGCTCAACGTAAGCGGTGGTTGCGCGGGGCTTGCGGGTTCCTACTGCTGCACCAGCCAAAGATGCCGCCAAACCGAGCAACGAACCAATCACGAACGACCAGCCTGCGGTTGCAGTGTTGCCTGCAATGTTACGAGCATCTTGAGCAGAAATGTTCGGTCTTGCAGCGTTCGGATCAACATTCGGAACACCCGTTTGCGGCAGAGCGGCACCTGCTGCGTTTGCTGCGCTCGAAACCGCCAAACCAAATGCACCCGTAACACCACTTGCCAACAGGTAAGCGCTCAGTGCCAAAGTGGTTGCCCAAAGAATTGCACCGTTGAGCAATGCGGTGCTGCGGTTCATCGGACCACAAGCGCGTGCCATCACCCAGCTACCGATAAACAGCGAAATCAACAAGCTGATCGTTGCCCAAATTCCGACTGCGGTTCCGACTCCGCCTGCCTCCGTCCGGGGCGCACCGGAGTTTGCGATCGAGGTTGCGCCAATTGCTGCACCCAGCGCGCTCAGAATTAACTGAGACACCAGTGCAACCATCAAACCGGAGATAATCGGGCCCCAACGAACGCGGTCATGATAGTCGCCCGCAACCGGGATAACAGCCGCTTCAGCGACAGGACGATTAGTATATGCCATTGTGAATTGTCTCCCCTAA
This is a stretch of genomic DNA from Cyanobacteria bacterium FACHB-DQ100. It encodes these proteins:
- the moaC gene encoding cyclic pyranopterin monophosphate synthase MoaC, with protein sequence MIELSHLDATGQAQMVDVSAKAATVRQATAIAHVRMKPETMQAIESGDTPKGDVLGTARIAGIMAAKQTANLIPLCHPLPIQKVEVKITAQPERPGFEIQATVKIKAETGVEMEALTAASIAALTLYDMAKAIEKSITIEQIYLLSKTGGKSGDYFRAESL